GCCGGCTCGGGCGTTTACCTCAGGGGACGAGCGGACACGTTGTGTGCCGAAGACATTCCAGGGGGTAATCATGCAGATCGGGTACAAGCTGGCGGCCGAGGCGTTCGGGCCGGCCGAGCTGATCCGTCAGGCGGTACGGGCCGAGCAGGCCGGGTTCGACTTCGTGGAGATGAGCGACCACTTCCATCCCTGGCTGGAGAGCCAGGGGCACTCCCCGTTCGCGTGGGCGGTGCTGGGCGGGATCGCCGAGCGCACCGAGCGCATCGGGCTGGCGACCGGGGTGACCTGCCCGACCGTGCGGTACCACCCGGCCATCATCGCGCAGGCCGCCGCGACGCTGGCGCTGATGTCGGGCGGCCGGTTCACCCTCGGCATCGGCTCCGGGGAACGGCTCAACGAGCACGTGGTGGGCAGGGAGTTCCCCGACTCCACCGCCACCCGGCACGAGATGCTGCGCGAGGCGCTGGAGATCATCCGGCTGCTGTGGCAGGGCGGCTACCGCTCCTACGAGGGCCGGCACCTACAACTGCGGGACGCCCGGATCTTCGACCTGCCCGACGAGCCGCCGATGATCGCGGTGGCCGCGTCCGGCCGCCGGTCGGCCGAGATCGCCGCCGACCTCGGGGACGGGCTGTTCGCCACCGAGCCCAAGCCGGAGATCGTCCGCCACTACCGGGAGGCGGGCGGGCGCGGCCCCGGCTACGCCGAGGTCTTCCTCGCCTGGGCGCCCGACAAGCACGCGGCGGCCAAGGCGGCGCTGGACGGCGCGCGGTTCGCGATCCCGGGCTGGAAGGTCATGAGCGAGCTCCCCAACCCGGTCAACTTCGCCGCCGCCACCATGACGGTCCGGGAGGAGGACATCATGGAGCGCTTCGCCTGCGGCCCCGACCCCGACCGGCATCTGGAGGTCGCCCAGCAGTACGTCGACGCGGGCTTCGACCGGCTGGTCATGATGAACAACGGCCCCGACCCGGACGGGTTCATCGACTTCTACGCCGACGAGCTGGACGCGAGGATCCGGAGGCTGGAGCCCAGCGGCAGAACGCGATGACGGCCTGACACCCGGTTCGCCACGGAATCGGCCACTACGATGGGCCGGTGCCGACACCCTCCGGCGCGCGGCTCACCGCCGACGACCGTCGCCGCCAACTCGTCGGGATCGGCCTGCGGATGCTCGTCCACCGGCCGATCCACGAGCTGTCCCTCGACGCGGTCGCCGCCGAGGCGGGGATCTCGCGCAGCCTGCTGTTCCACTACTTCCCGACCAAGCGCGACTTCTATGTGGCGGTGGTCCGCGCCGCCGCCCGCGGACTGATCCGGCAGACGCTCCCGGACGCCGACGCCCCGCCCGCCGAACGCCTCCGGCAGGCCCTGGACGCCTTCGTGACGTTCATCGAACGGCACCGCGAGCCCTACCTGGCACTCCTGCGGGGCGCGGCGGGCGGCGCCGACTACGTCATCGAGATCCACGAGCAGACCCGGGACACCTTCGTCGCCCACGCCCTGTCGGCCCTGGCCCCCGTGGAGCCGACCCGCCGGGTGGACCTGGTCATCCGCGGCTGGTTCGGCTTCGTCGAGGACACCGTGCTGGGCTGGGCCAAGGACCGCCCGTTCCCCCGCACCGAACTGCTGGACCTCCTGCACGACGCACTCCCCGCCCTCCTCACCGCGGCCTCCCCCGGCCAGTCCGCCGAGATCCGCCGCCACCTCACCCTCCCCACCCCGCCCCCACCCTCGGCCCCCGACCCGGGCCCGACCCCGGCTTAGGGCTCGGACTCCGGTCCGGGTACGGGTACGGCCTCGGTTTCAGGTCCGGCCCCAAGCCCGGGTTGAGGTTCCGCCTCGGATCCGAGTTTGGCCTCGGGCCCGGGCCCGGGTTCGGGGGCGGGGTGGTGAGGGGGTCAGTCCTGGAGGACGCCGCTGAGGGCTCGGCGGTAGCCGATGGCGGCGGCGCGCATGATGGCGGCCTGGCACTCGAAGGCGTTGTCGGCGACCCGGCACAGGGTGGGGGCGGGGAGGCCGAGCTCCTCGGCGGCCTTGACCACCCAGCGCATGAGGACTCGGCCGCCGGCGCACACGCTGCGGTGCAGTTCGCGCAGGTCGCGGCCGGTGCGGGCCTCGTGGACGCCCACGCGTTCGAAGACGTCCAGGACGTCGGGGGCGTCCTCGCCCTGCACCCACATGACCACCACGCCGCGGAGGATGCCGGGGGCGCGGGAGTCGACGGCCAGGTCGAAGCGGTGGTCGTCGGGGGCCCGCCGGCCGGCCAGTTCCTCGCACGTGTCCGCGATGATGCGGTCGAGGTGGTCGCAGAGGTGGAAGGCCAGGTCGGCCATGCCGGCCCGCCCCGTCTCGCCGATCATCGCCGTATCCCGTACGGTGCGAGTTCCAGTCGGGCGACGACGCCGCGGTGGACCTCGTCGGGGCCGTCGGCCAGCCGGATCGCGCGGGCCATCGTCCAGGCGGCCGCCAGCGGGTGGTCGTCGGTCAGGCCCGCGCCGCCGTGCAGTTGCATCGCCATGTCGATCACCTGTTGGGCCATCAGCGGCACCGCGACCTTGATCTGCGACACCTGCGACAGCGCGCCGAGCACGCCCTGGGTGTCCAGCAGCCAGGCGGTGTAGAGCACCAGCAGCCGGGCCTGCTCGATGGCGATGCGGGCGTCGGCGATGCGTTCGCGGTTGCCGCCGAGATTGATCAGCGGCTTCCCGAAGGCCACCCGTTCGGTGCCGCGCCGACACGCCATCTCCAGCGCCATCTCGGCGGCGCCGATCAGCCGCATGCAGTGGTGGACACGGCCCGGTCCGAGCCTGCTCTGCCCGATCTCGAAACCCCGGCCGGGGCCCAGCACGATCGAGGAGGCCGGAAGTCGCACGTCCCGGAAGGACACCTCGCCGTGTCCGGAGGGCTCGTCCAGCCGCCCCATCACCGGGAGCATCCGCTCCACGGTGACACCGGGCGCGTCCTTGGGCACGAGCACGATCGAGTGTTGTCGATGGCGGTGGGCCGTCGGATCGGTCAGCCCCATGAACAGGATGACGTCGCAGCGCGGATGTCCGACGCCGGTGCTGAACCACTTGCGCCCGTTCAACACCACCTCGTCACCGTCGAGGGTCGCGGTGGCGGCCATGTTGGTGGCGTCGGAGGAGGCGACCTCGGGCTCGGTCATGCAGAACGCCGACCGGATCTCCCCGTCCAGCAACGGACGCAGCCAACGCTCCTTCTGCTCGGGGGTGCCGAACTGATGCAGCACCTCCATGTTGCCCGTGTCGGGGGCATTGCAGTTGAACACCTCCGCCGCGATGAACGAACGCCCCATCACCTCGGCGATCGGCGCGTACTCGACGTTCGACAGGCCCGCGCCCTCGTGCGGGTCCGGCAGGAACAGGTTCCACAACCCGGCCGCCCGGGCCTTGCCCTTGAGCTCCTCGATCAGCGGGAACACCCGCCATCGCTCATCGGGCGGCAGCGCCAACAACTCGCGGAGGTGCCCCTCCTCCACCGGTGCGATCTGCTCCGCCATGAACGCGCGGACGCGCTGCAGATACTCCTGGGCCTTCGGCGACGGGGTGAAATCCATGCCCCTCATCCTTGTCGAGCGATGCTCAACAGGCTAGGGCAGGAGTTGAACAATGCTCAACGAATGGCCCCGACGTGACATCCACCACACCGGGCAACCTTGCCGGCGGAACGTCGAATGCCGAGGTCGGACGCTCATCGACGACCCGTTCCGGGCACAATTCCGAACGCAATTCCGTCGCGCGGATGACCGCAACACCTCCTCGGGTCGGGCCGCAGAACGCGGATAAGGGCTTGCGCGACGGGCCGGCCGGCTGTGACCATCGGCGCATGATCGAAAGTAAAGGCGGCCGCGAAGTCGCCCGGTGAGCGCCGCGCGCGGGGCCGGGCCCCGCATCGACGCCGACGACCGACCGCACGCGGCGATCGACATCAGGGACGAGTGGCGGCGGCACGCGCTGTCGGCCCTCCCCGCTGATCGCCCGGCCGCCGAGGCGGCCATCTCCGAGTTGTACCGACTGATCGATCGTCGGCCTCCCCGATTCGTGTGGGTGGACTCCCCGGCGGGCCTTCTCACGGTGCTCCGCTCCGACGGGGGCCCCGAGCCCTCCGATCTGCGGCTCTCGTCCCTGCCGAACCGGCTGGAAGACTGGCCGATCGCCTCCCAACTCGCCCATCTCACCTCCACCCTGCGGAACCGCCTGGACGCCGGCATCCGAAGACGCGTGTCCAGTCGCCCCCTGACGGGCCCGGACAGCAGGGCCCTCGCGCGCAGCCAACCCCCCGTGGAGGCGCTGCGGCAGGGCGCCCGTCTGGAGCACGTGGTCGAGGCCACGGTCTGGGAGTCCCTCGACGCCTCCGTGAACGACACCGTGCGGGCACCATTGCGCGCCGCCCTCATGAGCCTGGCGGGCGGTTCGACGGGCCTCACCTGGTACGGCCAGCACGACGCGCACTGGATCGCCCGCTACGACGCCTGGCGGCGGCTCGACCTGCTGAGGGTCCTCCCCTCCGAGGACCGCCTGCTCGACACGTGGTCGGCGCTCGCGCGGTCCTGCGGCTGGTGGTGGCCCTTCGACGACACGTGCGTCGTCTCCGAACGCCCGGTCGCCGTGCACACCGAGCCGATGCCCGGCGGCCTGCACGGGCAGACGCGTCTGCACCACGACGACGTGCCGGCCGTGCGGTACGCCGACGGCTGGGGCCTGTACGCCCTGCACGGCACCCCCGTTCCGGAATGGGTCATCACCGACCCGACGGCCGAGCGCATCACCGGCGAGCGCAACATCGAGGTGCGGCGCTCCGCCATCGAGCGGATCGGCTGGGACGCCTACATCCGCGACGCCGGCCTCGACCTGGTCGCCGTGGCGCCCGACCCCGGGAATCCGGGCTGTGACCTGCACCTGTACGACATGCCCGCGCGGGCCTGGGGCCCTCCCTCACGGGTGCTGCTGGCCGTCAACGGCTCCGTCGAACGCGACGGCCGCCGTCGCCGGTACGGACTGACCGTGCCCTCCGACCTCGACGACCCCGTCGCCGCGGCGGGCTGGTCGTACGGGCTGTCCGCCGAGGTGTACGCCCGGCTGCTCCGCCGCACCTGAGCCCTTCCCTTCGAGACCACAAAGGTGAACGCCATGTCCGTGACCCTTGCCCATCTGACCGAACTCACCGGACTCGACGTCCTCGACCACCTGGAGCGGGAGACCACCGTTCCGATCGTCGACGGGCTCCAGGCCCAAGGCGACCTCATCGTCGTCCCGCTCGGCCTCATTCCCGAGGTGACCGTCACCACCTACGCCCGCTGGCGGACGGTGCCCGGCACCGGCCTGGAGCTGCTGCGGAGCGCGTCCGGCGGCAACCCGCACACGCTCGTCGCCGACCACGGCACGTGCGCCTGGACGACCGAACTCCGCGACCCCACGGGCCTGGCCCTGGGTGTCCTGCGCACCAGCGCGCCCGCCTACCTGATCCACCCCGAGCACGGCGGCAGCGGCATCGCCCCGGGCCACTACGTGGTGCGCCGTCAGCGGGAGGGCGGCGGGCAGAGCCGGAGGCACTCCACGACGACCTCGTTCGGCACCCGGTTCATCGCGGACTGACCGCGCGCGTTCAGCGGCCCTTGAGGAAGTCGGCGGCCAGGGGGGCGGCGACGTCGGAGCCCGCGCCGCCGTGGGCGACCAGGACGGCGAAGGCGAGGTCGTCGTGATAGCCGATGAACCAGGCGTGGGCCTCGCCGCCGCCGACCTCGGCCGTGCCGGTCTTGCCCGCCGTGCCGTCCGGGAGGCCCGCGCGTTCGGCGGTGCCGTCGGTGACGACCGCGCGCATCAGGGTCCGCAGGGCCGAGGCGTTCGGGATCTCGCGCGAACGCTGCGGGCGCTCGCCGTGGTCGCGGATGAGGTCGGCGTCGACCAGCCGCGGCGAGCGCCAGGTCCCGTCCGCGACGGCCGCCGCGACCATGGCCATGACCAGCGGACTCGCCTGCACCCGGCCCTGGCCGATGGACGCCTCGGCCAGCTCCGCGCCGCTCTCCGGCTCGGGGAAGGAGCCCCGCAGGGCGGCGATGCCGGGGGCGATGGGGCCGCCGAAGCCGAAGGTCTCGGCGGCGGAGGCGAGCGCGTCGTCGCCGAGTCGTTCGACACCCAGCCGGGCGAAGGTGGTGTTGCACGAGGCCGCGAACGCCCGCCGCAGCGAGGTGCCGCCCAAGGCGAGGCCGTCGGAGTTGCGGATCGTGCGCTGCGCGGTGACGACCGAGGCCGGGCAGTCGACGCCGGCCCCGGCCGACATCCCGTCCGACAGCAGCGCGGACGCGGTGACGACCTTGAACGTCGAGCCGGGCGGGTAGGCGCCGAGAAAGGCGTTGCGTCCGCCGAGGGCGTCGGCGACGGCGAGGATCTCCCCACTGGACGGCCGTACGGCGACGATCGCGGCGTCGTCCCGGCCGGAGATCGCCTTCTCGGCGGCCGTCTGCAGTCGCCGGTCCAGCGTGGTGCGGATCGACCGGGCGAACTGCGCGGCGGCGCCGCCGAGCACGGCCAGACGCCGGGGCCGGGACCCGCGCTCGATGAGATCGACGGCCCAGCCGGGATCGCCCTTCGGGCCCTGGTCGTACCGCTCGTCCAGGGCGACCACGTACCCCTGGAGGCGGCCCGTGTCGGGGAGCGGCCGGCCGTCACGGTCGGCGAAGCCCGTCGGCGAGCCCTCGGTCTGGGTCAGCTTCCAGGTGGCGGGGCCGCGGAGTTCGGGATGCAACGTGGCGGGCGTCCACAGGACCCGCCAGCGCCGGTCGACGAGGCCGTACCGGATCGTCGCCCGGAACCTCCAGGTGACCCGGCCGCCGAGATTGCGGACGACCTCGTACTCCTGGTGCGCCCGGTCGGAGCCCTCCCGGACCAGCGGGCCGGGCGTCAACTCGATCGAGTAGACGGTCAGGCCGTTCGACAGGGCGCGGTGCCGCTCGGCGAAGTCGTCGGGGGCGTCGGCGACCATCCGCCCCATGTCGGCGAGGCCGCCCCGCTCCCAGGCGGCGAAGTAGTCGCGGGAGACGATCTCCGGGCTGCCCTTCACCCGGCGCGACTGCAGGAAGGCGAAGGCGCCGGCCACCAGGACCACGACGGCCAGCATCGCCGTGACACCGAGCACTCCCCGAGATCGCATGGCAGGGGATCATGCCATCGCCCCGGGCGGAGGAGGGCGGCCGGAATCGGCCGCCCTCCGCGTCTCCGAGGCGCTCAGGCGCCCTCGCCCTGCTCCGCGGCGGCGGTCGGGCGGTAGGTGGCGATGATCACACCGGTGCTGAAGACCTCCGTGCCGGCCAGTTCCAGCTTGGTCCCGAAGCCGTCCTTGGTGAGCATCTCGGCGGGGTCGCCGGTGCCGACGATCACCGGGTGGATCCACAGCCGCAGCTCGTCCAGCAGCCCGTGCTCCACCAGCGTGCGGGACAGATCACCGAAGCCGTACTGCAGGATGTCCTGGCCCGGCTCCTCCTTGAGGGCGGTGACCCGGGCGACCACGTCGTCGGAGATGACGGTGGTGTTCTTCCAGTCGGCCTTCTCCAGGGTGGTGGAGACGGCGTACTTCGGCATGGTGTTCATCCGGACGCCGAACTCCCCGGCGCTCTCCTCCATGCTCGGCCAGGCCTGGGCGAAGGCGTCGTAGGTCCGGCGGCCCATGATCAGGGCGTCGCAGGAGAACAACTGGTCGTTGGCGAAGCGGGCGGCCTCGTCGTTGAAGTACTGCATCGACCACAGGTGCGGCTTGTCGATGACGCCGTCCAACGAGATGTACGTGGAGCTGATGATCTTGCGCATGGCGGTCTCCTCAGGGTTTCGGTGTTCCCGGGGGGCTTGCTCGTCCCTCCCGACGTCACTCACTCTGGCGGACCCCGTTTACGGGATCCTTACGGTTCGTTTTCCCCTCTTACCGGACGACCGTTATCGTGCCGACCATGCGTTTCGGGGTGTTGGGACCGCTCGCCGTGTGGACCGACGACGGCGCGCTCCTGTCCGTGCCGGGGATCAAGGTGCGCGCACTGCTGGCCGATCTGCTGGTGCACGAGGGCCGTCCGGTCCCCGCCGACCGGCTGATCGACGACCTGTGGGGCGAGGCGCTCCCGGGCAACCCGGCCGGGGCGCTGTCCGCCAAGGTCTCCCAGCTCCGCCGCATCCTGGAGGACGCGCAGCCCGGGGCCCGCGCCCTGGTGCCGTTCCGCCCGGCGGGCTATCTCCTGCAGGTCGACGACGACCGGGTGGACGCGCACCGGTTCCGCGCCCTGACGGGACGGGCCCGCGACACGGCCGATCCGGCGGCCCGGGCGGCGGTGCTGGCCGAGGCGCTCGCGCTGTGGCGGGGCCCGGCGCTGGCCGACTTCGCGGACGAGCCGTTCGCGCAGGCGACGGTGGCGCGGCTGGAGGAGCTGCGGCTGACCACGCTGGAGGACCACGCGGAGGTCCGGCTCGTCCTCGGTGAGCACGGCGTGCTGGCCGGGGAGCTCGGCGACCTGCTGGCCGAGCACCCGCTGCGGGAACGGCTCCGCGCCGCGCACATGCGCGCGCTGTACCGGGCGGGCCGCCAGACCGAGGCGCTGGAGAGCTACGAGCGGCTGCGGACGGAGCTGTCCGACCAGCTCGGCCTGGATCCGAGCCCCGAGCTGGCCGCCCTGCACCGGGCGATCCTCGTTCAGGACGCCTCGTTGGACGCGCCGGTGCGTCCGTCGGCGGCCCGGACGCGCACCAACCTGCATCCTCCGGCGACCGGTCTGATCGGGCGGGACGACGCGGTGGCCGAGGTCGCCGCCCGGCTGGGCGAGGACCGGCTCGTCACGCTGACCGGCCCCGGCGGGGTGGGCAAGACCCGGCTGGCGATCGAGGCCGCCGGGAGGCTCGCGGGCGCGCATCCGGACGGGGTGTGGATGGCGGAGCTGGCCGCGATCGAGGCGTCCGGCGGCCCGGAGCCCGCCGATGTGGTGATGCGCGTGCTGGACGTGCGGGACTCCCCCGGCGGGGCGGCCTCGCCCGCCGGCCGGCTCACCGCCGCGCTCCGCGACCGACGGCTGCTGCTCGTCCTGGACAACTGCGAGCACGTCGTGGAGCAGGCCGCCGAGCTGGCGGAGGAGCTGCTGCGGGACGTTCCCGGCATGCGGGTGCTGGCGACGAGCCGGGAGCCCCTCGGCGTGCCCGGCGAGGTGGTCTGGACCGTCCCTCCGCTGGAGGTGCCCGAGTCCCCCGACACGCTCGATCCCGAGCTGATCGCGCGGGCCGGCGCGGTGCGCCTGTTCGTCGACCGGGCGTCGGCGGCCTCGCGCGGGTTCCGGCTGGACGCCGAGTCGGCCGCCGCGGTGGCGGTGCTGTGCCGGCGGCTGGACGGCATCCCGCTGGCGCTGGAGCTGGCCGCGACACGGGTGCGGGCGCTGGGCGTGCACGGGCTGCTGGCGCGGCTGGACGACCGGTTCCGGCTGCCGGCGGCCGGACGGCGCGGCGTCCCCGAACGGCAGCGGACGCTGACGGCCGTGATCGACTGGAGCTGGGAGCTGCTGTCGGAGCCCGAACGGACGGTCCTGCGCCGGTTGGCCGTGCACGCCGACGGGTGTTCGCTGGAGGCCGCCGAGGCGGTCTGCTCCGGCGACGGGATGCCCGCGGACATGGTGCTCGACCAGTTGGTCCGGCTGGTGGACCGGTCCCTGGTGGTGATGACCGAACGCGGCGACGAGGGCCCCCGCTACCGGCTGCTGGAGTCGGTGGCCGCGTACTGCCTCGACCGGCTGGACGACAAGGGCGAGCAGCAGCGGGTACGGGAACGGCACCACCGCCACTACACCGAGCTGGCCGAACGCGCCGAGCCCCACCTGTACGGGCACGACCAGACCCGCCTGCTGCGGGTGCTCGACACGGAGGCCGCCAACCTGCGGGCCGCGATCGACGGGTCGGTCGCCGCCGGGCGCGCCGAGCAGGCGCTCCGGCTGGTGAACGCGCTGGCCTGGTACTGGTTCCTGCGGGGCAGGCTGACCGAGGCCCGCCGGTCGCTGGCGGCGGCGCTGGACCTCGGCGGCGAGCCCTCCGTGCACCGCGCCAAGGCGGTGGTGTGGCATGTGGGCCTGTCCGCCTTGCAGGGCGACGACATGGACTGGGCCTCCCGCCGGGACGTGGCGCTGGGCCTCGTCCGCGACGCCGGCGACCCGGCGCTGCTCGCCTGGGCGCGGTGGTTCCTGGCGTACACGGGCGGCGGGACCCCCGACACGACGGGCGTCGGCCTGCTGGACGAGGCGCTG
The DNA window shown above is from Thermomonospora umbrina and carries:
- a CDS encoding TIGR03557 family F420-dependent LLM class oxidoreductase — encoded protein: MQIGYKLAAEAFGPAELIRQAVRAEQAGFDFVEMSDHFHPWLESQGHSPFAWAVLGGIAERTERIGLATGVTCPTVRYHPAIIAQAAATLALMSGGRFTLGIGSGERLNEHVVGREFPDSTATRHEMLREALEIIRLLWQGGYRSYEGRHLQLRDARIFDLPDEPPMIAVAASGRRSAEIAADLGDGLFATEPKPEIVRHYREAGGRGPGYAEVFLAWAPDKHAAAKAALDGARFAIPGWKVMSELPNPVNFAAATMTVREEDIMERFACGPDPDRHLEVAQQYVDAGFDRLVMMNNGPDPDGFIDFYADELDARIRRLEPSGRTR
- a CDS encoding TetR/AcrR family transcriptional regulator, translated to MPTPSGARLTADDRRRQLVGIGLRMLVHRPIHELSLDAVAAEAGISRSLLFHYFPTKRDFYVAVVRAAARGLIRQTLPDADAPPAERLRQALDAFVTFIERHREPYLALLRGAAGGADYVIEIHEQTRDTFVAHALSALAPVEPTRRVDLVIRGWFGFVEDTVLGWAKDRPFPRTELLDLLHDALPALLTAASPGQSAEIRRHLTLPTPPPPSAPDPGPTPA
- a CDS encoding acyl-CoA dehydrogenase family protein; this encodes MDFTPSPKAQEYLQRVRAFMAEQIAPVEEGHLRELLALPPDERWRVFPLIEELKGKARAAGLWNLFLPDPHEGAGLSNVEYAPIAEVMGRSFIAAEVFNCNAPDTGNMEVLHQFGTPEQKERWLRPLLDGEIRSAFCMTEPEVASSDATNMAATATLDGDEVVLNGRKWFSTGVGHPRCDVILFMGLTDPTAHRHRQHSIVLVPKDAPGVTVERMLPVMGRLDEPSGHGEVSFRDVRLPASSIVLGPGRGFEIGQSRLGPGRVHHCMRLIGAAEMALEMACRRGTERVAFGKPLINLGGNRERIADARIAIEQARLLVLYTAWLLDTQGVLGALSQVSQIKVAVPLMAQQVIDMAMQLHGGAGLTDDHPLAAAWTMARAIRLADGPDEVHRGVVARLELAPYGIRR
- a CDS encoding DUF6745 domain-containing protein, yielding MSAARGAGPRIDADDRPHAAIDIRDEWRRHALSALPADRPAAEAAISELYRLIDRRPPRFVWVDSPAGLLTVLRSDGGPEPSDLRLSSLPNRLEDWPIASQLAHLTSTLRNRLDAGIRRRVSSRPLTGPDSRALARSQPPVEALRQGARLEHVVEATVWESLDASVNDTVRAPLRAALMSLAGGSTGLTWYGQHDAHWIARYDAWRRLDLLRVLPSEDRLLDTWSALARSCGWWWPFDDTCVVSERPVAVHTEPMPGGLHGQTRLHHDDVPAVRYADGWGLYALHGTPVPEWVITDPTAERITGERNIEVRRSAIERIGWDAYIRDAGLDLVAVAPDPGNPGCDLHLYDMPARAWGPPSRVLLAVNGSVERDGRRRRYGLTVPSDLDDPVAAAGWSYGLSAEVYARLLRRT
- a CDS encoding penicillin-binding transpeptidase domain-containing protein, coding for MRSRGVLGVTAMLAVVVLVAGAFAFLQSRRVKGSPEIVSRDYFAAWERGGLADMGRMVADAPDDFAERHRALSNGLTVYSIELTPGPLVREGSDRAHQEYEVVRNLGGRVTWRFRATIRYGLVDRRWRVLWTPATLHPELRGPATWKLTQTEGSPTGFADRDGRPLPDTGRLQGYVVALDERYDQGPKGDPGWAVDLIERGSRPRRLAVLGGAAAQFARSIRTTLDRRLQTAAEKAISGRDDAAIVAVRPSSGEILAVADALGGRNAFLGAYPPGSTFKVVTASALLSDGMSAGAGVDCPASVVTAQRTIRNSDGLALGGTSLRRAFAASCNTTFARLGVERLGDDALASAAETFGFGGPIAPGIAALRGSFPEPESGAELAEASIGQGRVQASPLVMAMVAAAVADGTWRSPRLVDADLIRDHGERPQRSREIPNASALRTLMRAVVTDGTAERAGLPDGTAGKTGTAEVGGGEAHAWFIGYHDDLAFAVLVAHGGAGSDVAAPLAADFLKGR
- a CDS encoding dihydrofolate reductase family protein, whose protein sequence is MRKIISSTYISLDGVIDKPHLWSMQYFNDEAARFANDQLFSCDALIMGRRTYDAFAQAWPSMEESAGEFGVRMNTMPKYAVSTTLEKADWKNTTVISDDVVARVTALKEEPGQDILQYGFGDLSRTLVEHGLLDELRLWIHPVIVGTGDPAEMLTKDGFGTKLELAGTEVFSTGVIIATYRPTAAAEQGEGA
- a CDS encoding BTAD domain-containing putative transcriptional regulator, whose translation is MRFGVLGPLAVWTDDGALLSVPGIKVRALLADLLVHEGRPVPADRLIDDLWGEALPGNPAGALSAKVSQLRRILEDAQPGARALVPFRPAGYLLQVDDDRVDAHRFRALTGRARDTADPAARAAVLAEALALWRGPALADFADEPFAQATVARLEELRLTTLEDHAEVRLVLGEHGVLAGELGDLLAEHPLRERLRAAHMRALYRAGRQTEALESYERLRTELSDQLGLDPSPELAALHRAILVQDASLDAPVRPSAARTRTNLHPPATGLIGRDDAVAEVAARLGEDRLVTLTGPGGVGKTRLAIEAAGRLAGAHPDGVWMAELAAIEASGGPEPADVVMRVLDVRDSPGGAASPAGRLTAALRDRRLLLVLDNCEHVVEQAAELAEELLRDVPGMRVLATSREPLGVPGEVVWTVPPLEVPESPDTLDPELIARAGAVRLFVDRASAASRGFRLDAESAAAVAVLCRRLDGIPLALELAATRVRALGVHGLLARLDDRFRLPAAGRRGVPERQRTLTAVIDWSWELLSEPERTVLRRLAVHADGCSLEAAEAVCSGDGMPADMVLDQLVRLVDRSLVVMTERGDEGPRYRLLESVAAYCLDRLDDKGEQQRVRERHHRHYTELAERAEPHLYGHDQTRLLRVLDTEAANLRAAIDGSVAAGRAEQALRLVNALAWYWFLRGRLTEARRSLAAALDLGGEPSVHRAKAVVWHVGLSALQGDDMDWASRRDVALGLVRDAGDPALLAWARWFLAYTGGGTPDTTGVGLLDEALEGFRAAGHRWGEAAALVLRAMYAHSRSDTEALRRDAGTAARLFDGLGDRWGRLQAAEWLAALAELTGDYDRAARLMQDALHRAEELRLWQDAAGLLGWLGWISVMRGDTAAARRHSERALAMAGEQGNHMAMTLAEICLGYTARREGRLDDAEKHLDALLRAVPKDPDAEPPMHLTLLQVGLGHVAEQRGDAATALAFHRDALGVAVRYEGPRDQVGALEGLAGALSLAGDHAVAARLLGAADAVRGSLGLAPGPAEREDLDRITARIRTGLSEDDLTAELRRGATLSPADFLRDIGPS